CATCTATTGGCAGGAGGTTCGGCACGAGGTAGCCCGACATGTAGAGGTCGACTTCGCGCTTCAGGAGCGAGGAGACGTTCTGGAAGGCGACCGCCTCCACCCGGCAGCCCTTGTTCTGTAGGGCGCGTACGACCTGGATAAAGTCCCCGTCGCCCGTGGCGAGCATCACGCGGTCGAGGTTTTCCGACTGGAGGAGCGCGTCAACGGCCATGTCAAGGTCCGCGTTGGCCTTGCCGAACCGGTTGCCCGCCTCGTCCACGTACCAGGAGACCTTCTTCTCGATCACCTTGAAGCCGAAGTCCCGGAGCGCGGAGTAGAAGTTAAGCGTCCTCTCCTTGTAGTCGTAGTCTTTCCTGGCGCGGTCCTCGTCGTGGGCCACGTACGAGTTGAGCCTTATGGCCTCACCGCTGTCGCGGCAGGCGAACTCCCGGAGGACGTCGAACCTCATGCCGTAGCCGCCGTTACGGGTTATGTTGGCCGCGTCTACGTAGAGTCCTACTTTTTGAGTTTTTTCTTTTGGCATGGACGATAATTGACCTTCCCCTTTTTTTTTGAAAGGAGGGGACAGTAATGAAGAATTTATCCTTCTACGGACAACGGACCACGGATAACGGGCAACGGCCTTTAGATATCGAGGTTCACCACTTCGAGGGCGTGCTTTTCGAGGAACTTCCGCCGGGGCTCGACCTGGTCTCCCATGAGCCTCGTGAAGGTATCGTCGGCGGCCACCGCGTCTTCGACCATCACCTTCAGGAGCACCCTTTTCTCCGGGTCCATCGTCGTCTCCCAGAGCTGGTCGGGGTTCATTTCGCCGAGCCCCTTGTAGCGTTGTATGGCAAGGCCTTTTTTGCCTATCTCCAGCACACGCTCCATGAGTTCTCCGAATGTGTTAACCGTTATGTCGCCGCCGTTGCCCTTGATGCGGAACGGCGGCTCGCCGAGTGAGGTGAGTTTCTTGCCGATATTCTTTAGCTCCTGGAACTCAGGGAGTTCGAGGAGTTCCGTATCGATTAAGGTCTCGACCGGGGCACCGCTGCGCCTGGTGGAGCAGCTTATGGTGAGGCTTTCGTGTTCGGGGTCCTTCCCGGTCTTGAA
This region of Thermodesulfobacteriota bacterium genomic DNA includes:
- a CDS encoding NYN domain-containing protein, with the protein product MPKEKTQKVGLYVDAANITRNGGYGMRFDVLREFACRDSGEAIRLNSYVAHDEDRARKDYDYKERTLNFYSALRDFGFKVIEKKVSWYVDEAGNRFGKANADLDMAVDALLQSENLDRVMLATGDGDFIQVVRALQNKGCRVEAVAFQNVSSLLKREVDLYMSGYLVPNLLPID